The following proteins are co-located in the Noviherbaspirillum sp. UKPF54 genome:
- the gcvT gene encoding glycine cleavage system aminomethyltransferase GcvT has product MENTTQALARTPLYNLHVELGARMVPFAGYEMPVQYPTGVLKEHNHTRTQAGLFDVSHMGQVRLSGPDAAAALETLVPVDIIDLPLNTQRYAMFTDEHGGILDDLMVSNGGDHLFVVVNAACKQQDVAHMRKHIGNRCTIEELSDRALLALQGPAAATVMARLAPEAVKMVFMQTTKATLVGAECFVSRSGYTGEDGFEISVPNDKAEELARLLLAQPEVAPIGLGARDSLRLEAGLCLYGHDMDTTTTPVEASLAWALSKARRADGARPGGYLGAEVILRQLAEGVARKRVGLLVKDRMPVREGAELTDAEGRVIGKVTSGGFGPTVGGPVAMGYTETAQSKIGTALQAIVRGKPVPVEVAKTPFAPQRYYRG; this is encoded by the coding sequence ATGGAAAACACCACGCAAGCTCTGGCCCGTACTCCGCTGTACAACCTGCATGTCGAACTCGGCGCCCGCATGGTGCCGTTCGCCGGTTACGAAATGCCGGTGCAGTATCCCACCGGCGTGCTCAAGGAGCACAACCATACCCGTACCCAGGCAGGGCTGTTCGACGTGTCGCACATGGGGCAGGTGCGCCTTTCCGGACCGGACGCCGCGGCTGCGCTGGAGACGCTGGTGCCGGTCGATATCATCGATCTCCCGCTGAATACGCAGCGCTACGCGATGTTCACCGACGAGCACGGCGGCATCCTGGACGACCTGATGGTGTCGAACGGCGGCGACCACCTGTTCGTGGTGGTCAATGCCGCGTGCAAGCAGCAGGACGTCGCGCACATGCGCAAGCATATCGGCAACCGTTGCACGATCGAGGAACTCTCGGATCGTGCGCTGCTGGCCTTGCAGGGGCCGGCGGCGGCAACCGTGATGGCGCGCCTCGCGCCGGAAGCGGTGAAGATGGTCTTCATGCAGACCACCAAGGCCACGCTGGTCGGTGCCGAATGCTTCGTCAGCCGTTCCGGCTATACCGGCGAGGATGGCTTCGAAATCTCGGTACCCAACGACAAGGCCGAAGAGCTTGCGCGCCTGCTGCTGGCGCAGCCGGAAGTGGCGCCGATCGGCCTCGGCGCGCGCGACTCGCTGCGGCTGGAAGCCGGGCTGTGCCTGTATGGGCATGACATGGATACGACGACCACGCCGGTCGAGGCCAGCCTGGCGTGGGCGTTGTCCAAGGCGCGTCGCGCGGACGGCGCCCGCCCCGGCGGTTACCTCGGTGCGGAAGTCATCCTGCGGCAGCTTGCCGAAGGCGTGGCACGCAAGCGCGTCGGCCTGCTGGTCAAGGACCGCATGCCGGTGCGTGAAGGCGCGGAATTGACCGACGCCGAAGGCCGCGTGATCGGGAAAGTGACCAGCGGCGGCTTTGGCCCGACGGTGGGCGGCCCGGTCGCGATGGGTTATACCGAAACTGCGCAGTCCAAAATCGGCACTGCGCTGCAGGCGATCGTGCGCGGCAAGCCGGTTCCGGTTGAAGTGGCGAAGACGCCGTTCGCGCCCCAGCGCTACTACCGTGGCTGA
- the lipA gene encoding lipoyl synthase: protein MSDSKIDPASRPVQAGEKLRGAEKMARIPIKIAPTEPSQYLRKPKWIRAEFTGTREVQRLKSVLRENKLHTVCEEAKCPNLGECFKSGTATFMIMGDICTRRCPFCDVGHGRPNPLDPDEPKNMAETIKAMGLKYVVITSVDRDDLRDGGAAHFVACIQEARRLNPGISIEILTPDFRGRVDTALEILREAPPDVFNHNLETVPRLYKQARPGADYDHSLDLLLRVKEQHPDVPTKSGLMLGLGETLDEVEAVMRDMRAHRIEMLTLGQYLQPSAHHLQVQRYVTPEEFDALRVAGQKMGFTHVASGPMVRSSYHADLQAKGQF from the coding sequence ATGAGCGATTCGAAGATCGATCCGGCTTCGCGCCCGGTGCAGGCCGGCGAAAAGCTGCGCGGCGCGGAAAAGATGGCGCGCATTCCGATCAAGATTGCGCCGACCGAGCCGTCGCAGTACCTGCGCAAGCCGAAGTGGATCCGAGCCGAATTCACCGGGACCCGCGAGGTGCAGCGCCTGAAGTCCGTGCTGCGCGAGAACAAGCTGCATACGGTATGCGAGGAAGCGAAGTGCCCGAACCTGGGCGAATGCTTCAAGAGCGGCACAGCGACCTTCATGATCATGGGTGACATCTGCACCCGGCGCTGCCCGTTCTGCGACGTCGGCCACGGCCGTCCCAACCCGCTCGATCCGGACGAGCCGAAGAACATGGCCGAGACGATCAAGGCGATGGGCCTGAAGTACGTCGTGATCACCTCGGTCGACCGCGACGACCTGCGCGACGGCGGCGCGGCGCATTTCGTCGCCTGCATCCAGGAGGCGCGGCGCCTCAATCCCGGCATCTCGATCGAGATCCTGACGCCGGATTTCCGGGGGCGCGTCGATACTGCGCTGGAAATCCTGCGCGAGGCGCCGCCGGATGTGTTCAATCACAACCTCGAAACGGTGCCACGCCTGTACAAGCAGGCCCGTCCTGGCGCGGATTACGATCATTCGCTCGACCTGCTGTTGCGCGTGAAAGAGCAGCATCCCGATGTTCCGACCAAGTCCGGCCTGATGCTCGGTCTTGGCGAAACTCTGGATGAGGTTGAAGCGGTCATGCGCGACATGCGCGCGCATCGGATCGAGATGCTGACCCTGGGGCAGTATTTACAGCCGAGCGCGCATCATCTGCAGGTGCAGCGCTATGTCACGCCGGAAGAATTCGATGCGTTACGCGTCGCGGGCCAGAAGATGGGGTTCACCCATGTCGCGTCCGGGCCGATGGTGCGATCCTCGTATCACGCGGATCTGCAGGCGAAAGGGCAGTTCTGA
- a CDS encoding DUF1178 family protein: protein MKVYNLSCDHEHRFEGWFSSEDDYASQLAQNRIACPVCESRSINKLPSAPRLNLSSAQEPRGDATAKIQAQILSMVRKVIEGTEDVGERFADEARRIHYNESPERPIRGVATVAECEALVDEGIEVTPLPLPAALKQPLQ, encoded by the coding sequence ATGAAAGTCTATAACCTCAGTTGTGACCACGAGCATCGTTTCGAAGGATGGTTTTCTTCGGAGGATGATTACGCCTCGCAACTGGCTCAGAACAGGATTGCGTGCCCCGTTTGCGAAAGCCGCTCCATCAACAAGCTTCCTTCCGCTCCGCGTCTCAATCTCTCGTCGGCACAAGAGCCGCGCGGGGACGCCACCGCCAAGATCCAGGCCCAAATCTTGAGCATGGTGCGCAAGGTTATTGAAGGCACCGAGGATGTCGGCGAACGCTTCGCCGACGAGGCCAGGCGCATCCACTACAACGAATCCCCGGAGCGGCCGATTCGCGGTGTCGCCACCGTTGCCGAATGCGAGGCGCTGGTGGACGAGGGGATCGAGGTTACCCCGCTGCCGCTGCCAGCCGCATTGAAGCAGCCGCTCCAATAA
- a CDS encoding acyl-CoA dehydrogenase family protein: protein MDLNYTAEDLAFRDTVRAFLDANLPKDLQHKVLNHKRLSKEDYVRWHKIVAKQGWVGTGWPVEYGGTGWTAVQRHIWEEECARAGTPAILPFGVNMVAPVIMAYGNEAQKRHYLPRILNCDDWWCQGYSEPGSGSDLASLKTRAERQGDYYIVNGQKTWTTLGQHADMIFCLVRTDPNARKQEGISFLLIDMKTPGITVRPIIMLDEEHEVNEVFFDNVKVPVANLIGEENKGWTYAKYLLGHERTNIAAVGRAKRELQFLKRVANKQQKNGKPLLDDPLFAAKVASLEIEIMALEMTVLRVLSQEGAKRGPGPEASMLKVKGTEVQQWLTELMVEAAGPYAMPFDPAYLEGEHEHSITGDDDAAPLAGYYFNFRKTSIYGGSNEIQKNIISQMILGL, encoded by the coding sequence ATGGATTTGAATTACACGGCGGAAGATCTGGCCTTCCGCGATACTGTTCGCGCCTTCCTGGATGCGAACCTGCCAAAAGACCTGCAGCACAAAGTCCTCAATCACAAGCGCCTTTCTAAAGAAGATTACGTCCGCTGGCACAAGATCGTCGCCAAGCAGGGCTGGGTCGGCACCGGTTGGCCGGTCGAATACGGCGGCACCGGCTGGACCGCCGTGCAGCGCCACATCTGGGAAGAGGAATGCGCGCGCGCCGGCACCCCGGCGATCCTGCCGTTCGGCGTCAACATGGTGGCGCCCGTCATCATGGCTTACGGTAACGAGGCGCAGAAAAGGCACTACCTGCCGCGCATTCTCAATTGCGACGACTGGTGGTGCCAGGGCTATTCCGAGCCCGGCTCCGGTTCCGACCTCGCGTCGCTGAAGACGCGCGCCGAACGCCAGGGCGACTACTACATCGTCAATGGCCAGAAGACCTGGACCACGCTGGGCCAGCACGCCGACATGATTTTCTGCCTGGTACGCACCGATCCGAACGCGCGCAAGCAGGAAGGCATCTCGTTCCTGCTGATCGACATGAAGACGCCGGGCATCACCGTGCGCCCGATCATCATGCTCGACGAAGAGCATGAGGTGAACGAAGTCTTCTTCGACAACGTGAAGGTGCCGGTGGCGAACCTGATCGGCGAAGAAAACAAGGGCTGGACCTACGCGAAATACCTGCTCGGCCACGAGCGCACCAATATCGCCGCGGTCGGCCGCGCCAAGCGCGAGCTGCAATTCCTGAAGCGCGTCGCCAACAAGCAGCAGAAGAACGGCAAGCCGCTGCTCGATGATCCGCTGTTCGCCGCCAAGGTCGCCAGCCTGGAAATCGAAATCATGGCACTCGAGATGACCGTGCTGCGCGTGCTGTCGCAGGAAGGCGCCAAGCGCGGCCCGGGACCGGAAGCGTCGATGCTGAAGGTGAAGGGCACCGAGGTGCAGCAGTGGCTGACGGAACTGATGGTGGAAGCCGCCGGTCCGTACGCGATGCCTTTCGATCCGGCCTATCTCGAGGGCGAGCACGAGCACAGCATCACCGGAGATGATGATGCGGCACCGCTGGCCGGGTATTACTTCAACTTCCGCAAGACGTCGATCTACGGCGGATCCAACGAGATTCAGAAGAACATCATTTCCCAGATGATCCTGGGGCTGTGA
- a CDS encoding acyl-CoA dehydrogenase family protein — protein sequence MDFNYTPEQQQFKDALRRFIDKDYTFEHRNKIVHSDKGVSDDAWATLTELGMTALPIPEEQGGFNGSAVDMLVVMQELGRGLVVEPYFATVVGAQFLKLAGGQEALLEQVAGGELKLAAALGEKQARHDLSDVSTTAKANGEGYVINGTKTIVIHGGQADKIIVSARTSGEQRGTNGISLFVVPADAAGVSIRDYRTLDCLRAADISFDNVQVPTSALLGKEGAGWDILDAAADYGATLLCAEAVGAMDALNAATLEYLKTRQQFGVPIGKFQVLQHRMAEMFMQAEQARSMATLAAVKVASADATERRRTVSAAKARVGQAMKYVGQQAVQLHGGMGVTNELPSAHHFKRLTMIELTLGDTDHHLARFAAQPGFKDAA from the coding sequence ATGGACTTCAATTACACACCGGAGCAACAGCAGTTCAAGGATGCGCTGCGTCGTTTCATCGACAAGGATTACACCTTCGAGCATCGCAACAAGATCGTCCATTCCGACAAGGGAGTTTCGGACGACGCCTGGGCGACGCTGACCGAGCTGGGCATGACGGCATTGCCTATTCCCGAAGAACAAGGCGGTTTCAACGGTTCCGCGGTCGACATGCTGGTCGTGATGCAGGAGTTGGGGCGTGGCCTGGTGGTCGAGCCGTATTTCGCGACGGTCGTCGGCGCGCAATTCCTGAAGCTGGCCGGCGGCCAGGAAGCTCTGCTGGAGCAGGTCGCGGGCGGCGAACTGAAGCTGGCGGCGGCGCTGGGCGAAAAGCAGGCACGCCATGACTTGTCCGATGTCTCGACGACCGCGAAAGCCAATGGCGAGGGTTACGTGATCAACGGCACGAAGACCATCGTCATACATGGCGGGCAGGCCGACAAGATCATCGTATCCGCACGTACGAGCGGCGAGCAGCGCGGCACGAACGGCATTTCGCTGTTCGTGGTGCCGGCCGATGCCGCCGGTGTTTCGATCCGCGACTATCGCACGCTCGATTGCCTGCGCGCGGCCGATATCAGCTTCGACAACGTGCAGGTGCCAACCTCCGCTTTGCTCGGCAAGGAAGGTGCCGGCTGGGACATCCTCGATGCTGCAGCGGATTACGGTGCGACCCTGCTGTGCGCGGAAGCGGTCGGTGCGATGGATGCATTGAATGCAGCGACGCTGGAATACCTTAAAACCCGCCAGCAATTCGGCGTGCCGATCGGTAAATTTCAGGTGCTGCAGCACCGCATGGCCGAGATGTTCATGCAGGCCGAGCAGGCGCGTTCGATGGCGACGCTGGCTGCGGTGAAGGTTGCATCGGCGGACGCGACCGAACGCCGCCGCACCGTGTCGGCCGCGAAGGCGCGCGTCGGCCAGGCGATGAAGTATGTCGGCCAGCAGGCGGTGCAGCTGCATGGCGGCATGGGCGTGACCAACGAGCTGCCGTCCGCGCATCACTTCAAGCGCCTGACCATGATCGAGCTGACGCTGGGCGACACCGATCACCACCTGGCACGTTTTGCCGCGCAGCCGGGCTTCAAGGACGCTGCTTAA
- a CDS encoding MaoC family dehydratase produces MSQPNWYFEDFEVGKSIEVGSRTVTEEEIIDFATQFDPQPFHVDRDAAAKSMYGGIIASGWHTCGMIMRLMVDGFLREAASLGSPGVDEIRWIKPVRGGDTMTVTTTALEKRPSGSRPDRGVVVTLWEAKNQHGELVATIKGMGMFQRRPA; encoded by the coding sequence ATGTCGCAACCGAACTGGTACTTTGAAGATTTTGAAGTGGGTAAGTCCATTGAAGTCGGAAGCCGTACTGTGACGGAAGAGGAAATCATCGATTTTGCGACACAGTTCGACCCCCAGCCATTTCACGTCGATAGGGACGCCGCCGCGAAGTCGATGTACGGCGGAATCATCGCCAGCGGCTGGCATACCTGCGGCATGATCATGCGCCTGATGGTAGATGGATTCCTGAGGGAAGCAGCCAGCCTCGGTTCGCCCGGCGTCGACGAAATCCGCTGGATCAAGCCGGTGCGCGGTGGCGATACGATGACCGTCACGACCACCGCGCTGGAGAAGCGGCCGTCGGGCAGCCGGCCGGACCGTGGCGTGGTGGTCACCTTGTGGGAGGCAAAAAACCAGCACGGAGAACTGGTCGCCACCATCAAGGGCATGGGCATGTTCCAGCGCCGGCCGGCATAA
- a CDS encoding MaoC family dehydratase, with the protein MRKISSVEELKSLVGQEVAVTDWVAISRERVNMFAEATGDHQWIHTDVERSRKESPYGGTIAHGFLTLSLLPMLMESAVSIPSSKMGVNYGLNKVRFPAPVPVGSKVRARMTLQEVEDIEGGVQVIWKVTIEREGGDKPVCVAESISRRYW; encoded by the coding sequence ATGCGGAAAATTTCGTCGGTAGAAGAACTGAAAAGCCTGGTCGGGCAGGAGGTCGCGGTCACCGACTGGGTGGCGATCAGCCGGGAGCGCGTCAACATGTTTGCCGAAGCGACCGGGGACCATCAATGGATCCATACCGATGTCGAGCGATCGCGCAAGGAGTCGCCGTACGGCGGCACGATTGCGCACGGCTTTCTCACCTTGTCGCTGCTGCCCATGCTGATGGAGAGCGCGGTCAGCATCCCCAGCAGCAAGATGGGCGTGAATTACGGACTGAACAAGGTGCGCTTTCCGGCACCCGTCCCGGTCGGCAGCAAGGTGCGCGCGCGCATGACGCTGCAGGAAGTGGAAGATATCGAAGGCGGCGTGCAGGTCATCTGGAAGGTGACGATCGAACGCGAGGGCGGCGACAAGCCGGTCTGTGTCGCAGAATCGATTTCGCGCCGCTATTGGTAA
- a CDS encoding glutathione binding-like protein translates to MIDVYSAATPNGHKIHIMLEECGLPYRVHHINIGEGDQFKPEFLAISPNNKIPAIVDADGPDGKPMSLYESGAILVYLASKTGKFLGNTDRQKFVTLQWLMFQMGGVGPMLGQAHHFRIYAPENIEYAVNRYTNEAHRLYGVIDRQLSKNAYLAGDEYTIADIATFPWLRSWKNQGIEWADFPNAKRWFDEISERPAVKRGVEVLAGERKPLTDDKARDILFGKTQYAKH, encoded by the coding sequence ATGATCGACGTTTATTCCGCCGCCACGCCCAACGGCCACAAGATTCACATCATGCTGGAAGAATGCGGCCTGCCCTACCGGGTCCATCACATCAACATCGGCGAGGGTGACCAGTTCAAGCCTGAATTCCTGGCGATTTCCCCCAACAACAAGATCCCGGCGATCGTCGACGCCGACGGCCCCGACGGCAAGCCGATGTCGCTATACGAATCCGGCGCGATCCTGGTCTACCTTGCCAGCAAGACAGGCAAATTCCTTGGCAACACCGATCGGCAGAAGTTCGTCACGCTGCAATGGCTGATGTTCCAGATGGGCGGCGTCGGGCCGATGCTGGGACAGGCGCACCACTTCCGCATCTACGCGCCGGAGAACATCGAGTACGCGGTCAACCGCTATACGAATGAGGCGCATCGCCTGTACGGCGTCATCGACAGGCAGCTGTCGAAAAATGCCTATCTCGCGGGCGACGAATACACGATCGCCGACATCGCCACGTTCCCGTGGCTGCGTTCATGGAAGAATCAGGGAATCGAGTGGGCGGATTTCCCGAATGCGAAACGCTGGTTCGATGAAATCAGCGAGCGGCCGGCAGTCAAGCGCGGCGTCGAAGTGCTAGCCGGCGAGCGCAAGCCGCTGACCGACGACAAGGCAAGGGATATCCTGTTCGGCAAGACGCAATACGCGAAGCACTAA
- a CDS encoding phosphotransferase family protein, whose amino-acid sequence MFEEFMGTRPVSERAKFDVDALQAYMREHVEGYSGEPLTVEQFKGGQSNPTFKLSAGDQRYVLRTKPGPAAKLLASAHAIDREFRVMDALNKAGFPAARQYALCEDESVIGRAFYIMEFVDGRVLWDQSMPGMSNAERAAHYDEMNRVIAQLHTIDYAAIGLADYGKPGNYFARQIDRWTKQYRASETEKIEAMDKLIEWLPNNIPPGDETSIVHGDYRLDNMIFHPTEPRVLAVLDWELSTLGHPLADFSYHCMSWHIPQGQFRGIGGLDHKALGIPTEDEYIAKYCERTGKTIRKEDFDFYLAYNMFRLAGIMQGIMKRYVDGTAASEQALKNGKAARPMAEMGWSYASRAKG is encoded by the coding sequence ATGTTCGAAGAATTCATGGGCACCCGGCCGGTGTCGGAGCGCGCGAAGTTCGATGTCGACGCATTGCAGGCCTACATGCGCGAACACGTCGAAGGCTATTCCGGCGAGCCGCTCACGGTGGAACAGTTCAAGGGCGGGCAATCCAATCCGACCTTCAAGCTGTCCGCAGGCGACCAACGCTATGTGCTGCGCACCAAGCCGGGCCCGGCCGCCAAGCTGCTCGCCTCCGCCCATGCGATCGACCGCGAGTTCCGCGTGATGGATGCGCTCAACAAGGCCGGCTTCCCGGCCGCGCGCCAATATGCATTGTGCGAGGACGAGTCGGTGATCGGCCGCGCCTTCTACATCATGGAATTCGTCGACGGCCGCGTGCTGTGGGACCAGTCGATGCCGGGCATGAGCAACGCCGAGCGCGCCGCGCACTACGACGAGATGAACCGCGTGATCGCCCAGCTGCACACGATCGATTACGCCGCGATCGGCCTGGCCGACTACGGCAAGCCGGGTAACTACTTCGCGCGCCAGATCGACCGCTGGACCAAGCAGTACCGTGCGTCGGAAACCGAGAAAATCGAGGCGATGGACAAGCTGATCGAATGGCTGCCGAATAACATCCCGCCGGGCGACGAAACCAGCATCGTGCATGGCGACTACCGCCTCGACAACATGATCTTCCATCCGACCGAGCCGCGCGTGCTGGCGGTGCTGGACTGGGAATTGTCGACGCTGGGCCACCCGCTGGCCGACTTCTCCTACCACTGCATGAGCTGGCATATCCCGCAGGGCCAGTTCCGCGGCATCGGCGGCCTCGACCACAAGGCGCTCGGGATTCCGACCGAAGACGAGTACATCGCGAAATACTGCGAGCGCACCGGCAAGACGATCCGCAAGGAAGACTTCGACTTCTACCTCGCCTATAACATGTTCCGCCTGGCAGGCATCATGCAAGGCATCATGAAGCGCTACGTCGACGGCACCGCCGCCAGCGAGCAGGCGCTCAAGAACGGCAAGGCCGCGCGCCCGATGGCGGAGATGGGCTGGAGCTACGCTTCGCGCGCCAAGGGTTGA
- a CDS encoding histidine phosphatase family protein gives MTSHQRRRIYLMRHGSVTYFDEQGKPFLPEQVPLNELGQRQATAAGKVFAQAGLRFDRVIVSGLPRTVETATRVLAETGQRIELEHWSDLEELRGGKLSAIPDESLKEAFVGAFDGLVPEDKQFLGGETIGQLLDRVHPCIDRLRNDSSWDTVLLVLHGGVNRAILSYALTNQRLFLGNLAQTAGCINAIDVGAAHADWVVRIVNYSPISELQGESRHTTMEVLLDQYRKSRGL, from the coding sequence ATGACTTCCCATCAGAGACGGCGCATCTACCTGATGCGCCACGGCAGCGTCACGTATTTCGACGAACAAGGCAAACCCTTCCTCCCGGAACAGGTGCCTTTGAACGAACTAGGCCAACGTCAAGCCACAGCCGCCGGCAAGGTGTTCGCGCAGGCAGGGTTGCGGTTCGACCGCGTGATCGTGTCCGGCTTGCCGCGCACCGTCGAAACTGCAACACGGGTGTTGGCCGAAACCGGGCAGCGGATCGAGCTGGAGCACTGGAGCGACCTGGAAGAACTACGCGGCGGCAAGCTTTCCGCAATTCCGGACGAAAGCCTGAAAGAAGCTTTCGTCGGCGCCTTCGACGGGCTGGTGCCGGAAGACAAGCAATTCCTCGGCGGCGAAACCATCGGCCAGCTGCTGGACCGCGTGCATCCCTGCATCGACCGCCTGCGAAACGATTCCTCGTGGGACACGGTGCTGCTCGTGCTGCATGGCGGCGTCAACCGCGCGATCCTGTCCTACGCGCTGACCAACCAGCGGCTCTTTCTCGGCAATCTCGCGCAGACCGCCGGCTGCATCAATGCGATCGACGTCGGAGCAGCCCATGCCGATTGGGTAGTGCGCATCGTGAATTACTCGCCCATCTCGGAGCTGCAGGGCGAGTCGCGCCATACCACGATGGAAGTACTGCTTGATCAGTACCGCAAGTCGCGCGGCTTGTAG
- a CDS encoding oxepin-CoA hydrolase, alternative type: MSAELQASRQDATLILTISNPGARNALHPDMYAAAIETLTTAERDESIRAVVLTGADHFFCAGGNLNRLLDNRGKDPSVQADSIDQLNGWIEAIRDCPKPVIAAVDGAAAGAGFSLALACDMIVAGQSAKFVMAYARVGLTPDGGGSWFLTRALPRQLAFEILVEGKPVSAPRLHELGLVNRLAADGSALDAALAWADELAELSPNAVERIKTLTHEAQANSLARHFDSEKRHFVESLHHRDGHEGITAFLEKRKPHYK, from the coding sequence ATGTCCGCCGAACTCCAAGCCTCGCGCCAGGACGCGACCCTGATTCTGACTATCTCCAATCCCGGTGCCCGGAATGCGCTGCATCCCGACATGTACGCCGCCGCGATCGAGACCCTGACGACCGCCGAACGAGACGAGTCGATCCGCGCGGTCGTACTGACCGGCGCCGACCATTTTTTCTGCGCCGGCGGCAACCTCAACCGGTTGCTGGATAACCGAGGCAAGGATCCGTCCGTGCAAGCCGACTCGATCGACCAGCTGAACGGCTGGATCGAGGCGATCCGCGATTGCCCGAAACCGGTGATCGCCGCCGTCGACGGTGCGGCGGCCGGCGCCGGCTTTTCTCTGGCGCTGGCGTGCGACATGATCGTCGCCGGCCAGTCCGCCAAGTTCGTGATGGCCTACGCACGCGTCGGCCTCACGCCCGATGGCGGCGGCTCCTGGTTCCTGACGCGCGCCCTGCCGCGCCAGCTGGCGTTTGAAATCCTGGTTGAAGGCAAGCCGGTGTCCGCGCCTCGGCTGCATGAACTGGGGCTGGTCAACCGATTGGCGGCGGATGGCTCCGCGCTGGATGCGGCGCTGGCCTGGGCCGACGAATTGGCGGAACTGTCGCCCAATGCCGTCGAGCGTATCAAGACACTCACCCACGAAGCGCAAGCCAATTCGCTGGCCCGGCACTTTGACAGCGAAAAGCGGCATTTCGTCGAGAGCCTGCATCACCGCGACGGGCATGAAGGCATTACCGCCTTCCTGGAGAAAAGAAAGCCCCACTACAAATGA
- a CDS encoding glutathione S-transferase family protein, which produces MLKLCGFAASNYYNKVKFALLEKGVPFEEELVWTDRSPELLARSPLGKVPFFDTGHGLLCESQVMMEYLEAAYPEKPLMPPDPFAAAKVRELIAFMELHLELVARELFAEAFFGGKVSDEVKERAHKLLKRNAKAFAQLAKFAPYVAGAEFTMADCAGLVHLPLVSSTTKKIYGEDVLAGLPLQEYVAMMNERPAAQRVNADRKANSALFMQRFR; this is translated from the coding sequence ATGCTGAAACTCTGCGGCTTTGCCGCCAGCAATTACTACAACAAGGTCAAGTTCGCGCTGCTCGAAAAGGGCGTGCCATTCGAAGAGGAGCTGGTCTGGACCGACCGCTCGCCCGAGTTGCTGGCGCGTTCGCCGTTGGGCAAGGTGCCTTTTTTCGACACCGGGCATGGGCTGCTGTGCGAATCGCAAGTCATGATGGAATACCTGGAAGCCGCGTATCCGGAAAAGCCGCTGATGCCGCCCGACCCGTTCGCAGCCGCCAAGGTGCGCGAGCTGATCGCCTTCATGGAACTGCATCTGGAGCTGGTGGCGCGCGAGTTGTTCGCCGAGGCTTTCTTTGGAGGCAAGGTGTCGGACGAGGTGAAAGAGCGCGCGCACAAGCTGTTGAAGCGCAACGCGAAAGCGTTCGCGCAGCTGGCGAAATTCGCGCCGTACGTGGCCGGCGCGGAATTCACGATGGCCGATTGCGCTGGCCTGGTCCATTTGCCGCTGGTTAGCAGCACGACAAAGAAGATCTACGGCGAAGACGTGCTGGCCGGTTTGCCGTTGCAGGAATATGTGGCGATGATGAACGAGCGGCCCGCTGCGCAGCGCGTCAATGCGGATCGCAAGGCCAACTCCGCGCTGTTCATGCAGCGCTTCAGGTAA